One genomic region from Spirosoma sp. KCTC 42546 encodes:
- a CDS encoding putative colanic acid biosynthesis acetyltransferase, with product MFDTHNPNSSDFYIRPVFSFRDKVRRLLWNISWAIFCKWTPNPLHAWRIWVLRKFGAKLGEQNFIYPTCKIWAPWLLKTEDVVTIGPGVEIYNPGGVYLKHHSILSQDAYLCGATHNYNSIEFTYIKKEIMLEPYVWICAKAIVLPGVHCGEGSVLGAGTITSKDLLPWMVYAGNPAKPVRERHNFLESGILQK from the coding sequence ATGTTTGATACCCATAATCCTAATAGTTCTGATTTTTATATACGGCCTGTGTTCTCTTTTCGGGACAAAGTCCGTCGGCTATTATGGAATATCAGTTGGGCGATATTTTGTAAGTGGACACCTAATCCACTACATGCCTGGAGAATTTGGGTATTACGTAAATTTGGCGCAAAATTAGGTGAGCAGAACTTCATTTATCCAACCTGTAAAATTTGGGCTCCCTGGCTATTGAAAACTGAAGATGTAGTTACAATAGGACCAGGTGTTGAAATATATAACCCAGGAGGAGTTTATCTAAAACACCATTCTATTCTTTCACAAGACGCATACCTGTGTGGCGCTACTCATAATTATAATAGTATCGAATTTACATACATCAAAAAGGAGATTATGCTTGAACCTTATGTTTGGATATGTGCTAAAGCAATTGTTTTACCAGGAGTCCATTGTGGTGAAGGTAGTGTGCTAGGAGCAGGCACTATAACCTCAAAAGACTTATTGCCCTGGATGGTTTACGCGGGCAATCCAGCTAAGCCAGTGAGAGAAAGACACAACTTTTTAGAATCAGGAATTTTACAAAAATGA